In Myxococcales bacterium, one genomic interval encodes:
- a CDS encoding GGDEF domain-containing protein, with protein sequence MAKKGTKKRSWKTKIETAPEEELSERTVVTSIEKVSIPVDEKAYILFISGPLIGKMYLLEDEVTIIGRAPDIDISISDSRISRRHLEISLREGRAVIKDLDSTNGTFVNGKRVATKVLENGDKIHISSDTFFKFALGDAAERMFQEEMHQMANYDAVTNVLNKHAFLRRLKEEFSYSKRQKLPLSLIMIDIDFFKKVNDTYGHMAGDYVLHGVAERIQKGLRDEDIVSRYGGEEFAVILRNTDAKSALMLGERIRRSVEEKPFQFEKDSISVTVSLGISTLADGNFTTSSDLLARSDACLYKSKQDGRNRVTS encoded by the coding sequence ATGGCGAAAAAAGGGACAAAGAAGAGGTCATGGAAGACAAAGATTGAAACCGCGCCTGAGGAGGAGCTCTCCGAACGGACGGTGGTGACCTCAATTGAAAAAGTCAGCATACCAGTTGATGAGAAGGCCTACATACTTTTCATTTCGGGGCCCCTCATCGGTAAGATGTACCTTCTCGAGGACGAGGTTACCATCATAGGTCGCGCGCCCGATATCGACATATCGATAAGCGACTCGAGGATATCAAGGCGCCACCTGGAAATTTCCCTCCGCGAGGGACGCGCTGTCATAAAGGATCTCGACTCGACCAACGGAACATTCGTCAACGGCAAGCGCGTGGCGACCAAAGTCCTGGAAAACGGCGATAAGATCCACATCTCCTCCGACACTTTTTTCAAATTCGCGCTGGGCGATGCCGCCGAGAGGATGTTTCAGGAGGAAATGCACCAGATGGCGAACTACGACGCCGTCACAAACGTCTTAAACAAGCACGCCTTCCTCCGCCGACTGAAGGAGGAATTCAGCTATTCGAAGAGGCAGAAGCTCCCGCTCTCCCTGATCATGATCGACATAGATTTTTTCAAGAAGGTCAACGATACTTACGGCCATATGGCCGGTGACTACGTCCTGCACGGAGTCGCAGAAAGAATTCAAAAGGGGCTGCGCGACGAAGACATAGTCTCGCGATACGGCGGCGAGGAGTTCGCAGTTATCCTTAGAAATACCGATGCAAAAAGCGCCTTGATGCTCGGCGAAAGAATCCGCAGATCGGTTGAAGAAAAACCCTTTCAATTCGAAAAAGATTCAATATCGGTCACCGTAAGCCTTGGGATCTCTACCCTCGCCGATGGCAATTTTACGACATCGAGCGATCTGCTCGCCAGATCCGATGCATGCCTGTACAAGTCCAAACAGGACGGTAGAAACCGCGTAACATCATAG
- a CDS encoding phosphoribosylglycinamide formyltransferase, with translation MKKSVIPVGVLASGNGSNLQALIDACESGSTSAKIAVVISDKGDAHALKRAEKHRIPNFHLDRKAFDSRRTYEGRIVEILRQHKVELVCLAGYMKIVGETILGAFKDRVMNIHPALLPSFPGPDGQKQAFDYGVKIAGCTVHFVDAKVDHGPIICQAALPVMDDDTLETLKARILGKEHEIYPKAVALFADNRLKIEGRRVYILPKKVLP, from the coding sequence ATGAAAAAGAGCGTTATCCCGGTCGGCGTTCTCGCCTCCGGAAATGGCAGCAACCTTCAGGCGCTTATAGACGCCTGCGAGTCCGGATCGACAAGTGCGAAGATTGCCGTGGTCATAAGCGACAAGGGCGATGCCCACGCGCTGAAGCGGGCCGAAAAACATCGCATCCCGAACTTTCACCTCGATAGAAAAGCGTTCGACAGCAGGCGGACCTACGAGGGCAGAATTGTCGAAATCCTCCGCCAACATAAAGTCGAACTCGTATGTCTCGCAGGATATATGAAGATAGTTGGCGAGACCATCCTTGGCGCATTCAAGGACCGCGTCATGAACATACATCCTGCGCTGCTTCCCTCTTTTCCGGGGCCCGATGGACAAAAACAGGCCTTCGACTATGGTGTGAAAATTGCGGGATGCACGGTGCATTTCGTGGATGCAAAGGTGGATCACGGCCCGATAATATGTCAGGCCGCTCTCCCCGTCATGGATGACGACACCCTCGAGACGCTGAAGGCGAGGATCTTGGGGAAGGAGCATGAGATATATCCGAAGGCGGTCGCCCTCTTCGCTGATAATCGGTTAAAAATCGAAGGCAGGAGGGTTTACATTTTACCCAAAAAAGTATTACCCTGA
- the folD gene encoding bifunctional methylenetetrahydrofolate dehydrogenase/methenyltetrahydrofolate cyclohydrolase FolD → MANLIDGKALAAKIRNEIAKDVEALKARNINPGLAVVLVGNDPASSLYVSSKKKACAKAGIESFSYELPASASEKELLDLIGKLNSNGKIHGILVQLPLPDHMDESRIINAISPEKDVDGFHPVSVGRLVLGEPGFRSCTPAGIMELIDSTEIDIKGKRAVIVGRSNIVGKPLAFMLLERHATVTICHSKTADLKGEVRNADILIAAIGRARFIGGDWIKPGAMVIDVGINRLDDGRIVGDVDFDSAKDVAGAITPVPKGVGPMTITMLLKNTVLSAQRS, encoded by the coding sequence ATGGCAAACCTCATCGATGGCAAGGCCCTCGCGGCAAAGATCCGTAACGAAATCGCAAAAGATGTGGAGGCGCTGAAGGCACGGAATATCAACCCCGGGCTAGCGGTCGTGTTGGTCGGCAACGATCCGGCATCCAGCCTCTACGTCAGCAGCAAAAAGAAGGCCTGCGCCAAGGCCGGAATAGAAAGTTTCTCCTACGAACTCCCCGCCTCCGCATCCGAAAAAGAACTGCTCGATCTGATCGGAAAGCTTAATTCGAACGGAAAAATCCACGGAATTCTCGTGCAGCTTCCCCTCCCCGATCACATGGATGAATCAAGGATCATCAACGCAATCTCCCCGGAAAAGGATGTGGATGGCTTTCATCCGGTGAGCGTCGGCAGGCTGGTGCTCGGCGAACCGGGCTTTCGCTCATGCACCCCCGCCGGAATCATGGAGCTGATCGACTCCACCGAAATAGATATCAAGGGAAAGCGCGCAGTCATAGTCGGCAGAAGCAATATCGTCGGGAAGCCCCTCGCTTTCATGCTTCTTGAGCGCCATGCCACCGTGACCATCTGCCATTCCAAAACCGCTGACCTGAAAGGCGAAGTCAGAAATGCCGACATACTGATCGCAGCCATAGGCAGAGCCAGATTCATCGGCGGGGATTGGATAAAGCCGGGAGCAATGGTCATAGATGTCGGAATCAACCGCCTTGACGACGGACGCATAGTGGGCGATGTGGATTTTGATTCGGCGAAGGATGTCGCCGGAGCGATAACGCCGGTCCCCAAAGGAGTCGGCCCGATGACGATCACGATGCTGCTCAAAAACACGGTTCTATCCGCACAAAGAAGCTGA
- a CDS encoding protein-L-isoaspartate(D-aspartate) O-methyltransferase, whose translation MKKPSATLKLSSPLIAILTTAFLLSCSGSSTNFEGLRRDMIESQIKARGLNNDDILQAMSSVPREIFVMEKFKAHAYDDNEVPISNHDSLNRPFEDAAMLDALDLKSSDRVMEVGTGTGYFASLLSKLAGEVFTIEIEPPLAERARKILPKLGIRNVKVVTGDGFLGLPEHAPYDAIVMQCSPPQVPEPLVEQLKEGGRLLAPIGGGEKFQELTLFVKKDGKLSTEKRLSPANFTPMRGIILEK comes from the coding sequence ATGAAAAAGCCATCGGCGACTCTAAAACTTTCATCTCCGCTCATAGCTATACTGACCACCGCGTTCCTCCTGTCGTGCAGCGGATCTTCGACGAACTTTGAAGGCTTGCGCAGGGATATGATCGAAAGCCAGATAAAGGCAAGAGGTCTGAACAACGATGACATATTGCAGGCGATGAGCTCAGTACCGCGCGAAATTTTCGTGATGGAAAAATTCAAGGCGCACGCCTATGATGACAACGAGGTTCCGATCTCCAATCACGACTCGCTCAATAGGCCCTTCGAAGACGCGGCGATGCTCGATGCGCTGGATTTAAAAAGTTCAGACAGGGTCATGGAAGTAGGAACGGGCACCGGATACTTCGCCTCTCTCCTGTCAAAACTCGCGGGAGAGGTATTCACGATAGAGATAGAACCGCCGCTGGCCGAGCGCGCCAGAAAAATCCTCCCTAAACTGGGAATACGAAACGTCAAGGTCGTAACCGGGGATGGATTCCTCGGACTTCCTGAACACGCCCCCTACGACGCCATCGTGATGCAGTGCAGCCCTCCTCAGGTCCCTGAGCCGCTCGTAGAACAGCTGAAAGAGGGGGGCAGGCTTCTCGCCCCGATCGGCGGCGGAGAAAAGTTCCAAGAGCTCACGCTCTTCGTAAAAAAAGACGGGAAGCTATCCACGGAGAAAAGACTTTCACCAGCAAACTTCACGCCGATGAGAGGGATCATTCTGGAAAAATAG
- the sctU gene encoding type III secretion system export apparatus subunit SctU: MAESSSQEKTEEATPKRLRDARKKGQVARSRDLNTVVILIAAFATILFMRDFIGDKMRGVMVADFSLAASRDVSMEAIFLQVQNDFFLFLSIIIPFGIVMIVFAIAVGFLQIGPIFSTEQMKPQMKRLNALENLKNMFKVTTFVELIKNIAKITLIFMLAYLVVSDSIRDVVLTVKGTPYQAETLAGKILVEFLIKVFIVFIVIAMIDFYVQRWNYKKQMRMSKEEVKREYKQDEGDPLIKSARRQLHQELAMSDTRQSVKSADAVITNPTELAIAIKYDDKEMAAPQIVAKGQRLFANAIREMAEEFGVPIIQNVPLAWTLIELEVDDEIPEELYAAVAEILVYVYKIRDERERADKDGSQL, encoded by the coding sequence GTGGCCGAATCCAGCAGCCAAGAAAAAACCGAGGAGGCGACCCCGAAGCGACTGCGGGATGCGCGCAAGAAAGGGCAGGTGGCGCGTTCCCGCGATCTCAACACGGTAGTCATCCTGATCGCAGCCTTTGCGACGATCCTCTTCATGAGGGACTTCATCGGCGACAAGATGCGCGGCGTGATGGTGGCTGATTTCAGTCTGGCCGCCAGCAGGGATGTCTCCATGGAGGCCATCTTCCTCCAGGTGCAAAATGACTTCTTTTTATTCCTGAGCATCATAATCCCGTTCGGGATAGTCATGATAGTCTTCGCGATAGCGGTCGGTTTCCTTCAGATAGGCCCCATCTTTTCGACCGAGCAGATGAAGCCGCAGATGAAGAGACTAAACGCCCTGGAAAATCTCAAGAACATGTTCAAGGTCACCACATTCGTGGAGCTGATCAAGAACATCGCGAAGATAACCCTTATATTCATGCTCGCATATCTGGTTGTCAGCGATAGCATCAGGGATGTGGTCCTGACGGTGAAGGGGACACCATATCAGGCAGAAACTCTGGCCGGAAAGATCCTCGTTGAATTTCTCATCAAAGTCTTCATCGTCTTCATAGTGATCGCCATGATCGACTTCTATGTCCAGAGATGGAACTACAAAAAACAGATGAGGATGAGCAAGGAAGAGGTGAAAAGGGAGTACAAGCAGGACGAGGGAGATCCGTTGATAAAGAGCGCGCGCCGACAGCTGCATCAGGAGCTTGCGATGAGCGACACGAGGCAGTCGGTAAAATCCGCAGATGCGGTGATAACAAATCCAACCGAACTTGCGATAGCGATAAAATATGACGACAAGGAGATGGCGGCCCCGCAGATCGTTGCAAAGGGGCAGAGGCTTTTTGCAAATGCGATAAGGGAGATGGCGGAGGAGTTTGGAGTGCCTATAATACAGAACGTGCCGCTGGCCTGGACTCTCATAGAGCTCGAGGTAGACGATGAAATTCCAGAGGAGCTGTATGCCGCAGTCGCTGAAATTCTGGTGTATGTCTATAAGATAAGAGATGAGCGCGAGCGGGCCGATAAGGACGGTTCGCAGCTATAA
- a CDS encoding porin family protein, whose translation MKKILCTIAIASALFAASTVSAKSSGGNFSVGLGPVGNIFVVDSRPELDPGIGGYVFFDYRWSPQFSTQFGVVVTTEDGTGISDGDNGIEFLGIPTFDLKFYVLKEPSRWDPYALIGMGVYAVTEGTAKDGTTAVGIGANMGIGTDFYITESLSVGLAAIFRSIGLIDSTSGPNNGTALFPFSLMGNIAYHF comes from the coding sequence ATGAAAAAGATACTCTGCACAATCGCAATAGCTTCGGCTCTTTTTGCAGCATCGACTGTCTCGGCCAAAAGCTCCGGCGGAAATTTTTCGGTCGGGCTCGGTCCGGTGGGAAATATATTCGTCGTAGATTCCAGGCCGGAACTGGACCCGGGAATCGGCGGATATGTGTTTTTCGATTACAGGTGGTCACCGCAGTTTTCAACACAGTTCGGAGTGGTGGTGACAACCGAGGACGGCACCGGAATATCTGATGGCGACAACGGGATCGAATTCCTCGGCATACCGACCTTCGACCTGAAATTCTACGTGTTGAAGGAGCCATCGCGCTGGGATCCCTATGCCCTGATAGGAATGGGAGTTTACGCTGTAACCGAAGGAACTGCAAAGGATGGAACCACCGCAGTCGGCATAGGCGCCAATATGGGGATCGGCACCGATTTCTACATAACCGAATCTCTTTCGGTAGGGCTCGCCGCTATATTCCGTTCAATCGGTCTGATCGATTCGACAAGCGGTCCGAACAATGGGACCGCGCTATTCCCATTTTCGCTTATGGGAAATATCGCATACCACTTCTAA
- a CDS encoding protein kinase yields MLGKRSNRRPQQVGQYYLMEKIAQGGMAEIFKGISYDVSGIKKTVCIKKILPHISASEEFIGTLIDEAKIAVKLVHGNIAQTYDLGKVGDDYFMVMEFVDGKSLSQINKRCASLGELLPTEHLIYFISEALNGLDYIHRRTDEHGVPLHIVHRDMSPQNIMVSYSGTVKIIDFGIAKIGFKVGSTDSGVLKGKFAYMSPEQAYGDTIDNRSDIYSVGIILHEMLTGKRLFKAADSRETIRNVRKAEVAPPSTILSGIPDDLDRITLKALSKDRRRRYSHASEMRDDLIKFLHMNYPEFGPSHSAEFIQALFDDEFGKPRKDDADAKTPYLIIDRSNSALANDSQFETTGAIRVPVNLEEYMVEGERPNEDTGEDESSEAKKILPELDDKDEKTSRKFSSLWSIISAIKYQLVVLLLASIVIAGSIYHRSKTATEKTPHMASGRVMVATIPTDAEVYLDGSFKGKGSPVSIPNVPAGKDIKLEVKRDGYFSHERVITLASDGFESLSISLSPAVKPTATIEITTEPAGATVFIDDRETSHRTPARIEKISPDKEISVGLFLKDHQFWSRKISLNAGETKSFDVQMAKAMGSVSITSIPPEALVMIDHVPAGQTPMVKGELDPGQVHTVDVWLQGYETATKEFRVLSGKELSLRFVLTKLPTEAEMEAATRGSDTQPKEKKDGEKRDKEEVMEDKD; encoded by the coding sequence ATGCTCGGGAAGAGATCAAATAGACGACCCCAGCAGGTCGGCCAATATTATCTGATGGAAAAGATCGCGCAAGGGGGCATGGCCGAGATATTCAAGGGGATATCCTACGATGTCAGCGGAATCAAAAAGACCGTCTGCATAAAAAAGATCCTGCCGCATATTTCCGCCAGCGAGGAGTTCATCGGAACCCTCATCGACGAGGCTAAAATAGCGGTCAAGCTGGTCCACGGGAACATCGCCCAGACGTATGATCTCGGAAAGGTCGGGGATGACTACTTCATGGTCATGGAGTTCGTCGACGGCAAATCCCTATCCCAGATAAACAAGAGATGCGCCTCCCTTGGAGAGCTCCTTCCGACCGAGCACCTGATCTATTTCATATCCGAAGCCTTAAACGGACTCGACTATATCCACAGGAGAACCGATGAGCACGGCGTTCCCCTCCACATAGTCCACAGGGATATGAGCCCACAGAACATCATGGTCTCGTATTCAGGCACCGTGAAGATCATCGATTTCGGCATCGCCAAAATAGGCTTCAAGGTAGGCTCCACCGACTCCGGCGTCCTGAAGGGAAAATTCGCGTATATGTCACCGGAGCAGGCCTACGGCGATACGATAGACAACAGGTCCGACATATATTCAGTCGGAATAATTCTGCATGAGATGCTCACTGGCAAGCGCCTCTTCAAGGCCGCCGACAGCCGTGAGACGATACGCAACGTTAGAAAAGCAGAGGTCGCTCCCCCTTCCACCATACTGAGCGGAATTCCCGATGACCTCGACAGGATAACTCTGAAGGCGCTCAGCAAGGACAGGAGGCGCAGGTACAGCCATGCCTCCGAGATGAGGGATGACCTCATCAAGTTTCTGCATATGAATTATCCTGAATTCGGGCCATCCCATTCAGCTGAGTTCATACAGGCCCTCTTTGACGACGAGTTCGGCAAACCCCGGAAAGACGACGCCGACGCTAAAACACCGTATCTCATAATCGACAGATCCAACTCCGCCTTGGCGAACGACAGCCAGTTCGAGACCACCGGGGCCATCAGGGTGCCGGTCAACCTCGAGGAGTATATGGTCGAAGGAGAACGCCCGAACGAGGATACCGGAGAGGATGAAAGCTCCGAGGCAAAAAAAATTCTGCCGGAGCTCGATGACAAAGATGAGAAAACTTCAAGAAAGTTTTCCTCGCTATGGTCCATCATTTCGGCGATAAAGTACCAGCTCGTAGTCCTGCTCCTTGCCTCCATTGTAATCGCGGGCTCGATATATCACAGATCAAAAACGGCAACGGAAAAAACTCCGCACATGGCATCCGGAAGAGTCATGGTCGCCACCATTCCGACCGATGCGGAGGTCTATCTCGATGGATCCTTTAAGGGAAAAGGATCGCCGGTCTCAATACCAAACGTTCCAGCAGGAAAGGATATCAAACTTGAAGTGAAACGGGACGGTTACTTTTCGCACGAGCGCGTTATCACCCTTGCCTCCGACGGTTTTGAAAGCCTCTCGATATCCCTATCCCCGGCCGTCAAACCGACCGCTACGATAGAAATCACTACGGAGCCAGCCGGTGCCACCGTATTCATAGATGACAGGGAGACCTCTCACCGGACCCCGGCCAGAATAGAAAAGATAAGTCCCGACAAGGAAATCTCGGTGGGGCTCTTTTTAAAAGACCATCAGTTCTGGAGTAGAAAAATCTCCCTGAATGCAGGTGAAACGAAATCTTTCGACGTTCAGATGGCAAAGGCCATGGGTTCGGTCTCCATCACCAGCATCCCGCCGGAGGCGCTCGTGATGATAGACCATGTCCCGGCAGGTCAGACTCCGATGGTAAAGGGAGAACTCGATCCAGGGCAGGTCCATACGGTCGATGTATGGCTGCAGGGGTATGAAACTGCTACAAAGGAGTTCAGGGTTCTCTCCGGCAAGGAGCTTTCGCTTAGATTCGTCCTCACGAAACTTCCAACCGAGGCGGAGATGGAAGCAGCTACAAGGGGATCCGACACTCAACCCAAGGAAAAAAAAGATGGCGAAAAAAGGGACAAAGAAGAGGTCATGGAAGACAAAGATTGA